One genomic region from Phragmites australis chromosome 1, lpPhrAust1.1, whole genome shotgun sequence encodes:
- the LOC133917392 gene encoding splicing factor U2af small subunit B-like has protein sequence MAEHLASIYGTEKDRVNCPFYFKIGACRHGDRCSRIHNKPTISPTLVLVNMYQRPDMITPGVDAQGQPIDPRKMQEHFEDFYEDIFEELSKFGEIENLNICDNLADHMIGNVYAQFREEDQAAAAHTALQGRFYSGRPIVVDFSPVTDFREATCRQYEENSCNRGGYCNFMHVKQIGKDLRKKLFGRSRRPHRGRSRSPSPHRRMEGRDRDNYRGRDDYRGGGGGRRGGSSRHERYDDGGRRRHGGSPPRRARSPARENSEERRAKIEQWNREREEKQG, from the coding sequence ATGGCGGAGCACTTGGCTTCAATATATGGTACGGAGAAAGATAGAGTCAACTGCCCATTTTACTTCAAGATTGGGGCTTGCCGTCATGGGGATCGTTGTTCACGCATCCATAACAAGCCAACCATATCGCCAACTCTTGTGCTTGTGAACATGTATCAGCGCCCTGACATGATCACCCCTGGGGTTGATGCTCAAGGCCAGCCAATAGATCCCCGTAAGATGCAGGAGCATTTTGAAGATTTTTATGAGGATATCTTTGAGGAACTGAGCAAGTTTGGTGAGATTGAGAATCTCAATATCTGCGATAACCTTGCTGATCACATGATAGGCAATGTTTATGCCCAGTTCAGGGAGGAAGATCAGGCAGCTGCAGCTCATACAGCCCTTCAGGGCCGCTTTTACTCCGGTCGCCCAATTGTTGTTGACTTCTCCCCTGTGACTGATTTCCGTGAAGCAACCTGCAGGCAATATGAGGAGAATAGCTGCAATCGGGGTGGATATTGCAATTTCATGCATGTGAAGCAGATTGGTAAGGATCTGAGGAAAAAGCTCTTTGGGCGTTCCAGGAGGCCACACAGGGGAAGGAGCCGCAGCCCAAGCCCACATCGTAGGATGGAGGGTCGTGACCGTGACAACTATCGCGGCCGTGATGATTAccgtggtggcggcggtgggcgTAGGGGTGGAAGCAGCAGGCATGAAAGGTATGATGATGGAGGAAGGCGCAGGCATGGTGGCAGCCCTCCCAGACGTGCAAGAAGCCCTGCCAGGGAGAACAGTGAGGAGCGCAGGGCTAAGATCGAGCAGTGGAACCGTGAAAGGGAGGAAAAGCAAGGGTGA